Part of the Oscillibacter hominis genome is shown below.
ATGCAGCCCTGGCAATCAGCATCGGCATAGGATACCCCAACGAAAGGAGGACTCACAATGTATGAAAATGACGGCGGCCTACTCTCTCCCAGAGATGCCTACCGATTGATGTTAAAAGACTACCCGGATGTGATGGACATTGGTCAAATGTGTGAGGCGCTTGGCGTCAGTACAAAAACCGGGTACAAGTTACTTAAAGATGGGAAAATTGAGTACCTTAAAATTGGACGGGCTTACCGCATCCCCAAAGCCCACATTCTTCGTTATTTGAAAATCACCTGCTCCACTTTTGCGGAGTAGCAGGCTATGGTGTCGATCTTCACCGGATAGACGCAGAAAGTTAACAATTCTGACGCGGATTTACCTGGAGTTTTGTTCTGTCCGATGATACAATAAAGGTGTCATTGGTAGGTGAACTCAATACCGCAAAAGGAGGAACAGATCAGTATGCCAGCGGTACACCTGCAAGAAAACAGCAAACTAATCTCCGGCCATGTGGCCGAGAAAAAAGGGTATCTCTATTGGGTTCTAAACCTTACCGATGAGAACGGTAAGAGAAAGCCCAAATGGATTCCCACCCATAAGAAAGTCAAGGGCAATAAGACCTGGGCAAACAATATGCTTCCCACCATCCGAAAAGAATGGACGGAAAAGCTGCTTCAGGAGGCTACGGCCTCACAGCAGTCGGCTTCTCCGTCTGGCCCGTCATCCGCAGCGATTTCCTTTGTGGATTTCCTGTACCAGTGGCTTGAGTACAAGTACAAGTCTGCTACCGGACGGGTGATGGACAGCAAGCCCATTGAACTCTCGACCTATTCGGGATACGAACAACAGCTTAACAACCCCATCGCCCCGTATTTCCGAGAGCATCCTGTCGCCCTTTGTGACCTTACCAAACAAGATATTCTCGCTTTTTATGAGAAAGAATTGGAACGGGTCAAGCCGACCACCGTTAAACATTACCACGCTCTGATTCATGGGGCGTTGAATTATGCGGTTGACAAAAATCTGATTCCAAGCAATCCGGCTGACCGGATTATCATTTCCAAGCCTGAACCCTTCAAGGGTGACTACTACCTGGATTCGGAAGTCCTGAATCTGTTTGAAGTTATCAAGGGGCATAAGATCGAGCTGGTAGTTCTACT
Proteins encoded:
- a CDS encoding helix-turn-helix domain-containing protein — translated: MYENDGGLLSPRDAYRLMLKDYPDVMDIGQMCEALGVSTKTGYKLLKDGKIEYLKIGRAYRIPKAHILRYLKITCSTFAE
- a CDS encoding tyrosine-type recombinase/integrase codes for the protein MPAVHLQENSKLISGHVAEKKGYLYWVLNLTDENGKRKPKWIPTHKKVKGNKTWANNMLPTIRKEWTEKLLQEATASQQSASPSGPSSAAISFVDFLYQWLEYKYKSATGRVMDSKPIELSTYSGYEQQLNNPIAPYFREHPVALCDLTKQDILAFYEKELERVKPTTVKHYHALIHGALNYAVDKNLIPSNPADRIIISKPEPFKGDYYLDSEVLNLFEVIKGHKIELVVLLTAFYGLRRSEVIGLKWSAFDFNHNCFSIRHTVTTCNVKGERVTIKKDKAKNKSSLRTYPLIPFLKERLLEAKKQQEENRKLCGRAYNKEYLGYVCVDVIGNLIKPNYVSSTFGKLLAKNNLRHIRFHDLRHTCASLLLANGVPMEQVKEWLGHSEISTTVDIYGHLQYATKKQSAAAIEQDIVAPMLQNLSAVSP